One Streptomyces sp. NBC_00554 DNA segment encodes these proteins:
- a CDS encoding CDP-glycerol glycerophosphotransferase family protein, with protein sequence MPRFSVIVPAYKVQAYLSECLESVLGQSCPDLELIAVDDCSPDACGALIDEFAARDARVRPVHLPENAGLGRARNAGLAHASGDYLIFLDGDDTLTPDALRAIADRLKETSEPDVLVHDYAHTYWSGEAVRNQSAQQLTEEGPAPFRLDDRPALLTALPVAWNKVYRREFIERGGFTFPTGRYEATPWTYPVLMSAETIATLDRVCVHHRRRRLTTSTASGTRSTSGVRHFDIFEQYDRVFTYLDSHPELAHWRPVLFRRMVDHVSTVFVERGRLPRGSRADFLRKSRDHYRRYRTPGARIRVRTRLRHALVRLGTHRIYRLLSLASSINRRALKLSSKLIHRARGAALRLHYRVQRRLPLRADRAVFSSHRGRGHGCNPGALESAFRTFAPHIRTTWIARPEYHHTIPASTRRVRPSSAAYWTALARSKYLVNNVDFDGGLVKRPGQIMVQTQHGTPLKHMGLDLQDRPAAARDTDFAELLRGADDWDYCLSANRHSTLVWERVFPAAYTTLEYGLPRNDVFQQATSADVARLRESLGIPEGTVAVLYAPTYRDYRRTQRHTLDLERVLRQLGPRFVVLTRAHHSYDAPLTHASGGRLIDVTDHPSIESLCLASDALVTDYSSLMFDYANLDRPIVVHADDWEAYEAARGTYFDLRAFPPGAVARSEDELIDIFATGHWRGSRSTQLRAAFRERFCPYDDGRAAERVVRRVVLGESGVPVVPLSDRHPVPSAAAALQLAPLATVPGPAGPMSVPVAETL encoded by the coding sequence TTGCCCAGGTTCAGTGTCATCGTCCCCGCGTACAAGGTTCAGGCGTACTTGAGCGAGTGCCTCGAATCCGTCCTCGGACAGTCCTGTCCGGACCTCGAACTGATCGCGGTGGACGACTGCTCGCCCGACGCCTGCGGCGCGCTCATCGACGAGTTCGCGGCCCGCGACGCCCGCGTACGCCCCGTACACCTGCCGGAGAACGCGGGCCTGGGCCGCGCCCGCAACGCGGGCCTCGCCCACGCGAGCGGCGACTACCTGATCTTCCTGGACGGCGACGACACCCTCACCCCGGACGCGCTGCGAGCGATCGCCGACCGCCTGAAGGAGACCTCCGAACCGGACGTCCTGGTCCACGACTACGCGCACACGTACTGGTCGGGCGAGGCCGTCCGCAACCAGTCGGCGCAGCAGCTGACGGAGGAAGGCCCGGCCCCCTTCCGGCTGGACGACCGGCCGGCGCTGCTCACGGCCCTGCCGGTCGCGTGGAACAAGGTGTACCGCCGGGAGTTCATCGAGCGCGGCGGCTTCACCTTCCCGACCGGCCGCTACGAGGCCACGCCCTGGACGTATCCGGTGCTGATGTCCGCGGAGACGATCGCCACCCTCGACCGGGTCTGCGTCCACCACCGCCGACGCCGCCTCACCACGAGCACCGCGAGCGGCACCCGCAGCACCAGCGGCGTCAGGCACTTCGACATCTTCGAGCAGTACGACCGTGTTTTCACGTATCTCGACTCGCACCCGGAGCTGGCCCACTGGCGCCCGGTCCTGTTCCGCCGCATGGTCGACCACGTCTCCACGGTGTTCGTCGAGCGTGGCCGGCTGCCCCGCGGCTCCCGCGCCGACTTCCTGCGCAAGTCCCGTGACCACTACCGCCGTTACCGCACCCCGGGCGCCCGGATCCGCGTCCGTACCCGCCTGCGGCACGCGCTGGTCCGCCTGGGCACCCACCGCATCTACCGTCTCCTCTCCCTGGCGTCGAGCATCAACAGGCGTGCCTTGAAGCTCAGTTCGAAGCTGATCCACCGAGCACGCGGCGCCGCCCTCCGGCTCCACTACCGCGTGCAGCGCCGCCTCCCGCTGCGTGCCGACCGCGCCGTCTTCTCCAGCCACCGGGGCCGCGGCCACGGCTGCAACCCGGGCGCCCTGGAGTCCGCGTTCCGCACCTTCGCGCCGCACATCCGCACCACGTGGATCGCGCGCCCCGAGTACCACCACACGATCCCGGCCTCGACGCGCCGGGTCCGCCCCAGTTCGGCCGCGTACTGGACGGCGCTCGCCCGCTCCAAGTACCTCGTGAACAACGTCGACTTCGACGGCGGACTGGTCAAGCGCCCCGGCCAGATCATGGTCCAGACCCAGCACGGCACCCCGCTCAAGCACATGGGCCTCGACCTCCAGGACCGCCCGGCGGCAGCCCGCGACACCGACTTCGCCGAGCTGCTGCGCGGCGCCGACGACTGGGACTACTGCCTGTCCGCCAACCGCCACTCCACCCTGGTCTGGGAGCGCGTGTTCCCGGCCGCGTACACCACGCTGGAGTACGGCCTCCCGCGCAACGACGTGTTCCAGCAGGCGACTTCGGCGGACGTGGCCCGGCTGCGCGAGTCGCTCGGCATCCCCGAGGGCACCGTCGCCGTCCTGTACGCGCCGACGTACCGCGACTACCGCCGCACCCAGCGCCACACCCTCGACCTGGAACGCGTACTGCGCCAACTCGGCCCGCGCTTCGTGGTGCTCACCCGCGCGCACCACTCGTACGACGCCCCTCTCACGCACGCCTCGGGCGGCCGCCTGATCGACGTCACCGACCACCCGAGCATCGAGTCCCTGTGTCTCGCCTCGGACGCGCTGGTCACCGACTACTCGTCCCTGATGTTCGACTACGCCAACCTCGACCGCCCGATCGTGGTCCACGCCGACGACTGGGAGGCGTACGAGGCGGCCCGCGGCACCTACTTCGACCTGCGCGCCTTTCCGCCGGGCGCGGTCGCGCGCAGCGAGGACGAGCTGATCGACATCTTCGCGACCGGCCACTGGCGCGGCTCGCGCTCGACGCAGCTGCGGGCCGCGTTCCGTGAGCGCTTCTGCCCGTACGACGACGGGCGCGCCGCCGAGCGGGTCGTACGCCGGGTCGTGCTGGGCGAGAGCGGGGTGCCGGTCGTGCCGCTGTCCGACCGGCATCCCGTCCCGTCGGCCGCCGCGGCCCTCCAGCTCGCGCCCCTCGCAACCGTCCCGGGGCCCGCCGGGCCCATGTCCGTCCCCGTCGCCGAGACCCTCTGA
- a CDS encoding FHA domain-containing protein: MQIRLTVVDPLGPPSEPRGRAAVCDVLVTAPAGTALAAVASALASAVGGSDSQVVLYAGAERLDAQRCTVGEPPLTDGAVLSLGSPAEPGPDVDDVAAQLQVIAGPDAGGVHLLHGGQIRIGRSADADVPLDDPDVSRLHCAVTVTPEGRVSVADLGSTNGTTLNGTRVGTRPVRFAPGALLRVGESALRLAPPEVTGSVGTTPDGEGHVRVTVQGDTRDAAAPADGAERTRPAPTANVPHARVGGASQTRTSFSTATGTAGAGAVPPEGETHHGYGSAEWGAAGGVPAAQDHGPVVPEQGGAPRIETRGSSSAAEAPRDRDSAPGSSTASDTSATPATSATSATSATGTRKGTPPRGTDVPSGVRKRGGLGAWARRLTGGRAEPSEAGQDPYDDGEAAAEEDPPVVTRSPESWPDPAALLLTALGPGPRLWERGPGHPEALTVRLGTADRAAPDGSGLLPAVPVTADLREAGALGLAGPRERLTGLARAVVAQLAALHSPDALEIVLISTDRSRTVEERTAEWSWLGWLPHLRPTHGQDCRLLLAYDREQATARTEELLRRLDDHPQTPGAPRDDAGRAGARRPSWARDEDPADGAFDGPYTVVVVDGDPGGADVRESVARLAHEGSRAGIHVICLAETASASPASPVRDTYEAACETSPAFRECGAVALLSGDVATALRLLRVAQGAPEGPEPTHSGSAHPGSMDNGPAHGDPSQDGSARTGRNNNGSPHGSTQGGAAHAESTHSGSLRPSPAHPNASHPNSSHLTPPTAHSPGHLPRGPVGRGTVAAVDAVSVAWAERFARALAPLRTDGPQGERHTRVSVPLPHVARLLDELGLARATPASLMARWADAGDDAEALGGRGWAVLGAGPRGPVCVDLAAEGPHLLIEGPSGSGRTELLRSIAASLAAAERPDRLGIVLIDGRDGTGGNGEGLRVCTDLPHVTTHLAANDPVRMREFAQSLSAELKRRAELLGRLDFTEWHTRREVSGRMVTQRSAGGGSSGAGDLDAPPSSTLRLRPAAARERAEPGPPLARLVVVVDDLDALLSPALGSLGRPSAGSVVRALEAVAREGERLGVHLVAAAGVEGRTSDSELARAAAIRVTLDEVSSAQGPDEPAPGRGHLLGPDGRVTPFQAGRVTGRIPRTATLRPTVVPLEWHRMGDPPARRPVRELGNGPTDLALLASALERAARSVSATEVPSLL, encoded by the coding sequence ATGCAGATCCGGCTGACCGTCGTAGACCCGTTGGGCCCGCCCTCGGAGCCGCGGGGGCGAGCCGCGGTCTGCGATGTGCTCGTCACGGCCCCGGCCGGGACGGCTCTGGCCGCGGTGGCCTCGGCACTCGCCTCGGCGGTCGGCGGGAGTGACAGCCAGGTCGTGCTGTACGCGGGCGCCGAGCGCCTCGACGCCCAGCGCTGCACCGTGGGCGAGCCACCGCTGACCGACGGCGCCGTGCTGTCCCTGGGTTCCCCCGCGGAGCCCGGTCCCGACGTGGACGACGTCGCCGCCCAGCTCCAGGTGATCGCGGGCCCCGACGCGGGCGGCGTCCACCTGCTGCACGGCGGCCAGATCCGCATCGGCCGCTCCGCCGACGCGGACGTGCCGCTGGACGACCCCGACGTCTCCCGCCTGCACTGCGCGGTCACGGTCACCCCCGAGGGCCGCGTCTCGGTCGCCGACCTCGGCTCCACGAACGGCACGACGCTCAACGGCACCCGTGTGGGCACCCGCCCGGTCCGCTTCGCCCCGGGGGCGCTCCTGCGCGTCGGCGAATCGGCCCTGAGGCTGGCTCCGCCCGAGGTCACGGGGTCCGTGGGGACGACACCCGACGGCGAAGGCCACGTCCGGGTGACGGTCCAGGGGGATACGCGGGATGCCGCTGCTCCTGCCGACGGCGCCGAACGCACCCGGCCCGCACCGACGGCGAACGTGCCCCACGCGCGCGTGGGAGGCGCCTCCCAAACCCGGACGTCGTTCTCGACCGCCACCGGGACGGCCGGAGCCGGCGCGGTCCCGCCCGAAGGAGAGACACATCACGGCTACGGATCGGCGGAGTGGGGAGCCGCGGGCGGCGTCCCCGCAGCACAGGACCACGGTCCGGTCGTACCGGAACAGGGCGGGGCGCCCCGGATCGAGACTCGGGGATCCTCCAGCGCAGCTGAGGCCCCCCGCGACAGGGACAGCGCCCCCGGCAGCTCGACCGCTTCCGACACTTCTGCCACTCCTGCCACTTCTGCCACTTCTGCCACTTCTGCCACGGGCACGCGAAAGGGCACCCCACCCCGGGGTACGGACGTGCCGTCGGGCGTACGCAAGCGGGGCGGACTCGGCGCATGGGCCCGGCGCCTGACCGGCGGGCGCGCGGAGCCGTCGGAAGCCGGGCAGGACCCGTACGACGACGGGGAAGCCGCTGCGGAGGAGGACCCCCCGGTGGTGACGCGGTCGCCGGAGAGCTGGCCCGACCCCGCGGCACTGCTGCTCACCGCGCTGGGTCCGGGACCGAGGCTGTGGGAACGCGGCCCGGGGCACCCGGAGGCGCTGACGGTCCGGCTGGGCACGGCGGACCGGGCGGCGCCCGACGGTTCCGGCCTGCTGCCCGCCGTGCCGGTCACCGCCGACCTGCGCGAGGCCGGCGCACTGGGCCTCGCCGGACCGAGGGAACGCCTCACGGGGCTGGCCCGCGCGGTCGTGGCACAGCTCGCCGCGCTGCACTCGCCGGACGCGCTGGAGATCGTCCTGATCAGCACGGACCGTTCCCGCACGGTGGAGGAACGCACCGCCGAGTGGTCCTGGCTCGGCTGGCTCCCCCACCTCCGCCCCACCCACGGCCAGGACTGCCGCCTCCTGCTCGCGTACGACCGCGAACAGGCCACGGCCCGCACCGAGGAACTCCTCCGCCGCCTGGACGACCACCCGCAGACGCCGGGCGCTCCCCGTGACGACGCAGGCCGCGCCGGAGCCCGACGGCCCTCGTGGGCGCGGGACGAGGACCCTGCGGACGGCGCCTTCGACGGGCCGTACACGGTCGTGGTCGTGGACGGCGACCCCGGCGGAGCCGACGTACGCGAGTCCGTGGCACGGCTGGCACACGAGGGTTCGCGGGCCGGCATACACGTCATCTGCCTGGCCGAGACGGCATCCGCGTCACCGGCGTCACCCGTGAGGGACACGTACGAGGCGGCGTGCGAGACGTCACCGGCGTTCCGGGAGTGCGGGGCGGTCGCGCTGCTCAGCGGCGATGTGGCCACGGCGCTGCGGTTGCTGCGGGTGGCACAGGGCGCCCCGGAGGGCCCCGAGCCCACGCACTCCGGATCGGCCCACCCTGGGTCCATGGACAACGGGCCCGCACACGGCGACCCCTCCCAGGACGGCTCGGCACGCACCGGCCGCAACAACAACGGATCCCCGCACGGATCCACACAAGGCGGCGCGGCGCACGCCGAATCCACCCACTCCGGATCCCTCCGCCCCTCTCCTGCTCACCCCAACGCCTCTCACCCCAACTCCTCTCACCTCACCCCCCCTACCGCCCACTCCCCCGGACACCTGCCTCGTGGCCCCGTGGGCCGTGGCACCGTCGCCGCGGTGGACGCGGTGTCGGTGGCATGGGCGGAGCGGTTCGCGCGGGCGTTGGCTCCCTTGCGTACGGATGGTCCGCAAGGGGAGCGGCACACGCGGGTGTCCGTGCCGTTGCCTCATGTGGCGCGGCTCCTCGACGAGTTGGGGCTGGCGCGGGCCACCCCGGCGTCGCTGATGGCACGTTGGGCGGACGCGGGCGACGACGCGGAGGCGCTGGGCGGGCGCGGCTGGGCCGTGCTCGGTGCCGGGCCGCGCGGACCCGTCTGTGTGGACCTCGCGGCGGAGGGCCCGCATCTGCTGATCGAGGGCCCGTCGGGCAGCGGCCGTACGGAACTGCTGCGCTCCATCGCCGCGTCCCTCGCCGCAGCCGAGCGCCCGGACCGGCTCGGGATCGTCCTGATAGACGGCCGGGACGGCACCGGGGGCAATGGCGAGGGGCTGCGCGTCTGTACGGACCTCCCTCATGTCACCACGCACCTCGCCGCCAACGACCCCGTACGGATGCGGGAGTTCGCCCAGTCCCTGAGCGCTGAACTGAAGCGGCGGGCGGAGTTGCTCGGCCGGCTCGACTTCACGGAGTGGCACACCCGGCGCGAGGTGTCGGGGCGGATGGTCACGCAGCGCTCGGCGGGCGGGGGGTCCTCCGGTGCCGGGGATCTCGACGCGCCGCCCAGTTCGACGCTGCGGCTGCGGCCGGCGGCGGCGCGGGAGCGGGCGGAGCCGGGGCCGCCGCTGGCCCGGCTCGTCGTGGTCGTCGACGACCTGGATGCGTTGCTCTCCCCCGCGTTGGGGTCGCTGGGGCGGCCTTCGGCCGGGTCGGTCGTACGGGCGCTGGAGGCGGTTGCCCGTGAAGGGGAGCGGCTCGGGGTGCATCTCGTGGCTGCCGCCGGGGTGGAGGGGCGTACCTCGGATTCCGAGCTCGCCCGGGCCGCGGCGATCCGGGTCACGCTGGACGAGGTGTCGTCGGCGCAGGGGCCGGACGAGCCCGCGCCAGGCCGAGGCCACCTTCTCGGCCCCGACGGACGGGTCACGCCCTTCCAAGCAGGCCGGGTCACGGGACGCATCCCCCGTACGGCGACCCTCCGCCCCACGGTCGTCCCCCTCGAATGGCACCGCATGGGCGACCCCCCGGCCCGCCGCCCCGTCCGAGAACTCGGCAACGGCCCCACAGACCTGGCCCTCCTGGCCAGCGCCCTGGAACGAGCCGCCCGCTCGGTATCCGCCACGGAGGTCCCGTCCCTCCTCTAA
- a CDS encoding carbohydrate ABC transporter permease yields the protein MTALDTSVRAKRSLAARLASGAAGGALRVFLLLVALFWLVPAFGLLVSSFRDPTDIAASGWWKVFSAPAQLTTNSYQSLLENDDVTSALFNTIYITVPATLLVVIIGAMAGYAFAWMDFKGRDWWFMAVVALLVVPVQVALIPLSNLFGKIGIFGDIIGVVLFHVGFGLPFAIFLLRNFFAEIPRELLEAARLDGAGEARLFATVVLPLGMPAIASLGIFQFLWVWNDMLVALVFSDSQSQPLTVALQQQVRQFGSNIEILAPGAFISMVIPLAVFFAFQRQFVSGVMAGAVK from the coding sequence GTGACCGCACTCGACACGTCCGTACGCGCCAAGCGCTCCCTCGCCGCCCGGCTGGCGAGCGGCGCGGCCGGCGGCGCGCTGCGCGTCTTCCTGCTCCTGGTCGCGCTGTTCTGGCTGGTTCCCGCCTTCGGCCTGCTGGTCTCGTCGTTCCGCGACCCGACCGACATCGCCGCGTCGGGCTGGTGGAAGGTCTTCTCGGCCCCCGCCCAGCTGACCACCAACAGCTACCAGTCGCTCCTGGAGAACGACGACGTCACCAGCGCCCTGTTCAACACCATCTACATCACGGTCCCGGCGACGCTGCTGGTCGTCATCATCGGCGCGATGGCCGGATACGCCTTCGCGTGGATGGACTTCAAGGGCCGCGACTGGTGGTTCATGGCCGTGGTGGCGCTGCTCGTCGTACCCGTGCAGGTGGCGCTGATCCCGCTCTCCAACCTCTTCGGGAAGATCGGGATCTTCGGCGACATCATCGGTGTCGTCCTCTTCCACGTGGGCTTCGGACTCCCCTTCGCGATCTTCCTCCTGCGCAACTTCTTCGCGGAGATCCCGCGTGAACTCCTGGAGGCGGCACGCCTGGACGGCGCGGGAGAGGCGCGGCTCTTCGCGACCGTCGTCCTTCCGCTGGGCATGCCGGCGATCGCGTCCCTGGGGATCTTCCAGTTCCTGTGGGTGTGGAACGACATGCTGGTCGCCCTGGTGTTCTCGGACTCGCAGTCGCAGCCGCTGACGGTCGCCCTGCAGCAGCAGGTACGGCAGTTCGGCAGCAACATCGAGATCCTGGCGCCCGGCGCCTTCATCTCGATGGTGATCCCGCTGGCCGTGTTCTTCGCGTTCCAGCGGCAGTTCGTGTCCGGGGTGATGGCGGGCGCGGTGAAGTAG
- a CDS encoding carbohydrate ABC transporter permease, with protein MSSSTAKADGTGELSVPSVGRTRKSVTGTRLWVAVLFLLPALILLGSLVVYPIGYSVWRSLYDAAGSGFVGLDNYIDIFTTDSTLTAVKNTAIWVAVAPALVTVLGLIFAVLTERVRWGTAFKLIIFMPMAISMLAAGIIFRLVYEQDPEQGVANAIVTSVHDAFVDSSVYPKARPNAQVSDLKASGGGSFTSTGTVQAGSPALLPLVGIAPNKLPGTPEDAKSPTPGSEGITGTVWLDFKLGGGGEKGKVDPGEKALKGVKVEAVKDGKTVASATSGADGTFTLPKEADGAQLRLPGSNFAAPYNGIDWLGPTLVTPAIIGSYVWMWAGFAMVLIAAGLAGVDRNLLEAARVDGANEWQVFRRVTVPLLAPVLIVVLVTLMINVMKIFDLIYIIAPQPSQDDANVLALQLFQSSFGGGGNYGVGSAIGVILLLLVLPMMYVNLRRLRKERQR; from the coding sequence ATGTCGTCTTCGACAGCGAAGGCGGACGGCACCGGCGAACTCTCGGTGCCCTCCGTCGGAAGAACGCGCAAGAGCGTGACCGGGACGAGGCTGTGGGTGGCGGTGCTGTTTCTGCTGCCCGCCCTCATCCTGCTCGGTTCGCTCGTGGTCTACCCGATCGGGTACTCGGTCTGGCGCAGCCTCTACGACGCCGCCGGTTCGGGCTTCGTAGGCCTGGACAACTACATCGACATCTTCACCACCGACTCGACACTGACCGCAGTGAAGAACACCGCGATCTGGGTCGCCGTCGCCCCGGCACTGGTCACGGTGCTCGGCCTGATCTTCGCCGTGCTGACCGAACGGGTGCGCTGGGGTACGGCGTTCAAGCTGATCATCTTCATGCCGATGGCGATCTCGATGCTCGCCGCGGGCATCATCTTCCGGCTGGTGTACGAGCAGGACCCGGAACAGGGCGTGGCGAACGCGATCGTGACGTCCGTGCACGACGCGTTCGTCGACTCCTCCGTCTATCCGAAGGCGAGGCCGAACGCCCAGGTGAGCGACCTGAAGGCGTCCGGCGGCGGTTCCTTCACCAGTACGGGAACCGTCCAGGCGGGCTCACCCGCGCTGCTCCCGCTGGTCGGCATCGCACCGAACAAGCTCCCCGGCACCCCCGAGGACGCGAAGTCACCGACACCCGGCTCTGAAGGAATCACCGGCACGGTGTGGCTGGACTTCAAGCTCGGCGGAGGCGGCGAGAAGGGCAAGGTCGACCCGGGCGAGAAGGCCCTGAAGGGCGTGAAGGTCGAAGCCGTGAAGGACGGCAAGACCGTCGCCTCCGCCACCAGCGGCGCCGACGGCACCTTCACCCTCCCCAAGGAGGCCGACGGAGCCCAACTCCGCCTGCCCGGCTCGAACTTCGCGGCCCCCTACAACGGCATCGACTGGCTCGGCCCGACGCTCGTGACACCGGCCATCATCGGCAGCTACGTGTGGATGTGGGCGGGCTTCGCGATGGTGCTGATCGCCGCGGGCCTCGCGGGAGTTGACCGCAATCTCCTCGAGGCGGCGAGGGTGGACGGCGCGAACGAGTGGCAGGTGTTCAGAAGGGTCACCGTCCCGCTCCTCGCTCCGGTCCTGATCGTCGTCCTGGTCACGCTGATGATCAACGTGATGAAGATCTTCGACCTGATCTACATCATCGCGCCGCAGCCCAGCCAGGACGACGCCAACGTCCTCGCCCTGCAGCTGTTCCAGTCGTCCTTCGGCGGCGGGGGCAACTACGGCGTGGGCAGCGCGATCGGCGTCATCCTGCTGCTGCTCGTCCTGCCGATGATGTACGTCAATCTCCGCCGTCTCAGGAAGGAGCGCCAGCGGTGA
- a CDS encoding ABC transporter substrate-binding protein codes for MRSRIRTRRSPESSTHHRSRRAATATAAAVIAGALTLTACGGDSDDNTGGTESSGAPESAASVQLPKLNGQTLEVAAVWTGPEQANFTKVLDEFEKRTGATVNFVPTGNNTSTFLGTKIEGGKPPDVAFLPQVGVLHQFAEKGWLKDIGTDAQAQLDKNFSAGWKDLGAYEGKQYGIYVKAANKSLVWYNTAAFEAAGITDTPTTWKDFIATAQTLSDAGSPAVSIGGADGWTLTDWFENVYLSQAGPEKYDQLAAHEIKWTDPSVKAALTTLAELWGKDDLIAGGRSGALQTEFPKSVTQTFSGDTPAGMVFEGDFVTANINADTKAKVGTDAKVFPFPAVGDQAPVVSGGDVAVALKDGAGAQALLTFLASTDAAEIWAAQGGFLSPNKEMDQASYKDDVTRDIAKALLAAGDDFRFDMSDQAPAAFGGTQGVGEWKDLQDFLKNPSDVAGAQSKLEADAAKAYKSS; via the coding sequence ATGCGCAGCAGGATTCGTACACGCAGGTCGCCCGAGAGCTCGACACACCACAGGTCACGCAGAGCCGCAACAGCCACCGCGGCCGCGGTCATCGCAGGCGCCCTCACTCTCACCGCATGCGGCGGCGACAGCGACGACAACACGGGCGGCACGGAAAGCAGCGGCGCCCCGGAAAGCGCCGCCTCCGTCCAACTCCCCAAACTTAACGGGCAGACCCTCGAAGTCGCGGCCGTCTGGACCGGCCCCGAGCAGGCCAACTTCACCAAGGTCCTGGACGAGTTCGAGAAGCGCACCGGCGCCACGGTCAACTTCGTGCCGACCGGCAACAACACCTCCACCTTCCTCGGTACCAAGATCGAGGGCGGCAAGCCGCCGGACGTGGCGTTCCTCCCCCAGGTCGGCGTCCTGCACCAGTTCGCAGAGAAGGGCTGGCTGAAGGACATCGGCACCGACGCCCAGGCCCAGCTGGACAAGAACTTCTCAGCGGGCTGGAAGGACCTGGGCGCGTACGAGGGCAAGCAGTACGGCATCTATGTGAAGGCCGCCAACAAGTCCCTGGTCTGGTACAACACCGCGGCGTTCGAAGCCGCAGGCATCACCGACACGCCCACCACCTGGAAGGATTTCATCGCCACCGCGCAGACACTCTCCGACGCCGGCTCCCCCGCCGTCTCCATCGGCGGAGCCGACGGCTGGACGCTCACGGACTGGTTCGAGAACGTGTACCTCTCCCAGGCGGGCCCGGAGAAGTACGACCAGCTGGCCGCGCACGAGATCAAGTGGACGGACCCCTCCGTCAAGGCCGCGCTCACCACGCTCGCCGAGCTGTGGGGCAAGGACGACCTGATCGCGGGCGGCCGTTCGGGCGCGCTGCAGACGGAGTTCCCGAAGTCGGTGACGCAGACGTTCTCGGGTGACACCCCGGCGGGGATGGTCTTCGAGGGCGACTTCGTGACGGCGAACATCAACGCGGACACCAAGGCGAAGGTGGGCACGGACGCCAAGGTCTTCCCGTTCCCGGCGGTCGGCGACCAGGCCCCCGTGGTCAGCGGCGGCGACGTCGCCGTGGCGCTGAAGGACGGAGCGGGCGCCCAGGCGCTGCTGACCTTCCTCGCCTCGACGGACGCGGCCGAGATCTGGGCGGCACAGGGCGGCTTCCTCTCCCCCAACAAGGAGATGGACCAGGCCAGTTACAAGGACGATGTCACCCGGGACATCGCCAAGGCCCTGCTCGCTGCGGGTGACGACTTCCGCTTCGACATGTCCGACCAGGCCCCGGCGGCCTTCGGCGGCACGCAGGGTGTCGGCGAGTGGAAGGACCTGCAGGACTTCCTGAAGAACCCGTCGGACGTCGCGGGCGCCCAGAGCAAACTCGAGGCCGACGCCGCCAAGGCGTACAAGAGCAGCTGA